The following proteins are encoded in a genomic region of Liolophura sinensis isolate JHLJ2023 chromosome 7, CUHK_Ljap_v2, whole genome shotgun sequence:
- the LOC135471774 gene encoding transcription factor AP-2-epsilon-like has translation MPSAFGIIDTEDRRDLVSSHGHGGLGPLVSSAVTSSGTFPSAPRLSHTPTTDFQPPYFPPPYNLGPQQPVDFHHVNADPYPHLNTFHPQGPHGQQHYHQLHTPDTRNVLRPRDDLHNIHHPGLPGSYDSRRPDYPGIRRPDVLMPGPTHIGIDQDPSIIHGIHHPTSLPNLDDGSPQHVEDTNSYLSPDHNGLIRTGIRPRIEHPKDILISGVSTAPTDVFCSVPGRLSLLSSTSKYKVTVAEVQRRLSPPECLNASLLGGVLRRAKSKNGGRSLREKLEKIGLSLPAGRRKAANVTLLTSLVEGEAVRLARDYGYLCETEFPGRQCAEYNCRQYTEPSEIQSRKQMILASKQMLKELTDLLNQDRTPLGNTRPQMILDPSIQRHLTHFSMITHGFGSPAVVASLTAVQNYLNEMLKFLDKNYPSSQNSQLSSGGPLESSGKTKSENMKDENRK, from the exons ATGCCATCGGCGTTCGGCATCATTGATACGGAG GACCGCCGGGATTTGGTCAGTAGTCATGGTCATGGCGGCTTGGGACCACTGGTCAGTTCAGCAGTCACCAGCAGCGGTACTTTCCCATCCGCACCACGGCTCTCCCACACCCCTACAACGGACTTCCAGCCGCCATATTTCCCGCCTCCTTACAACCTGGGTCCCCAACAACCTGTTGACTTCCATCATGTGAACGCTGATCCATACCCACATCTAAATACTTTTCACCCCCAAGGCCCTCATGGTCAACAACACTATCATCAACTTCACACTCCAGATACCAGAAACGTCCTCAGGCCTCGTGATGATCTCCACAATATCCACCACCCGGGTTTACCCGGTTCCTATGACTCCAGGAGACCTGATTATCCGGGAATCCGGCGTCCGGACGTTCTCATGCCCGGACCCACACATATTGGCATTGACCAGGATCCTTCCATTATCCATGGTATTCATCACCCTACTTCACTACCAAATCTAGATGACGGATCGCCG CAACATGTGGAAGATACCAACTCATATTTATCTCCAGACCACA ACGGCCTGAT CCGTA CAGGTATACGGCCGCGAATCGAGCACCCTAAAGACATCCTAATCTCCGGTGTTTCCACAGCCCCCACTGACGTCTTCTGCTCAGTCCCGGGACGACTATCCCTCCTCAGTTCCACCTCCAAATATAAGGTGACCGTAGCTGAAGTCCAGCGGCGTCTCTCCCCTCCCGAATGTCTCAATGCTTCCCTACTCGGTGGTGTCCTCAGACG AGCTAAGTCGAAAAATGGTGGAAGATCTCTTCGCGAGAAATTGGAAAAGATTGGCCTAAGTCTTCCGGCGGGAAGAAGGAAAGCGGCTAATGTTACCTTGCTAACATCTTTAGTTGAAG GCGAAGCCGTCCGTCTGGCAAGGGATTATGGGTATCTCTGTGAGACGGAGTTTCCAGGCCGGCAATGCGCCGAATATAACTGTCGGCAGTACACAGAGCCAAGTGAGATCCAGAGCCGGAAGCAAATGATCTTGGCTTCAAA ACAAATGCTGAAGGAATTGACGGATCTCCTGAATCAAGACCGTACCCCATTAGGAAACACAAGACCTCAAATGATCCTAGATCCCAGCATCCAGAGACACTTGACTCACTTCAGCATGATAACTCATGGATTTGGCTCCCCTGCTGTAGTAGCCTCCTTGACTGCAGTTCAAAATTACTTGAACGAAATGCTCAAGTTTTTGGACAAAAACTATCCGTCGTCCCAGAACTCACAGTTATCCTCTGGTGGTCCATTGGAGTCATCTGGAAAAACTAAATCGGAGAACATGAAAGACGAAAACCGAAAGTGA